The nucleotide sequence AATATCGATCCTTCATCTTATTTGCATCCTAGTGAAGTAGCACTCGAGGTGACAACAATTAAAAGTATAGCAATTCAACGCACATTTACTTTGTCATATGACTAATGGTTCTTCAAAGCCAGATTAGGATTTTTCGCAGACCACATAATGATAACTCATTTAGTATTTAAGGCCCACTCAGTCATACAAAAGTAAAGTTGCGAAGTTCTTGTAATGATGCCAAAATGTAGACCAGGATTTGCTGATAATCCTGTAAAAGTGGTGGACCGAGTTGGGAGCTTCCACTGGGTGGAGTGGTTCAAAGTGGGCAAGTTGACATAGCTCAAACACCAATATTCCCCTACCAAATTCAACTTTACAGAATCTCATGGCTCTCTCTTCAACAGGCAAGGGGTAGATGATTTGGACCTGGTAGCACTCTCAAACAAGTCTTCAGTATGAAAACGTACAGTAATTTTCTGGTTGAAAATTTTGATCAGAATGCTGTAGTCTAAAACTTATCATGAGCTAAGAATTACCTGGAATTTATCATTCCTCTGTATCAAATCTAAAACTTATCAAGAAAGGATGATGCCTAAAGCTTTGAAAACCTAAGGCATCACCAAATTTCAGCTTGGGCCAACTTGTTGGTAACTGTTGTATCGAATGTGGGGTCACCAATGAAGGAAAGGTTCTAAAACCAAACATAAACTAGGCAATTACTGACATATATTTTCTCAAAACAGGAATGTGGATGTCGATTTTCTTCTTATCAGTGTCAAACAAAGGCTTTCCTATGAGTTGGCGCCTCACCCTTTATGGAAGTAGGAGATCTACAATAAGCTTCGCTTGTCTTACCATATAAAAAATGCATGTCCTTGTACCGACAAAATGTGATTTGTACAATTAACCCTCTCAAAGAGGTATTTATCAACCCACACCAGATGGGGAAAAGctactctttcttctcttttacaTATCATGCTTCCTACATACAAATTTTCAGCCAAATATATATTTCCATTATATACTATATTACATTGAATTAATGCAACGAACTTTTGTCTAATTTACTATTTTCTAAGCCAcataattagaaaagataagctTTTCCTGGTAATCAGTTATCCCATCAATGCCATTACATCAACCACTAAATGCATCTGATTTTAACTATCAGTTACTTTAACTATCCTTCGACCTGAAAGGCTTCATCCCGGACTTCATCTTGCTACCATACCACACCACCATTGCTGCATGGTCACCGATCCCCACTAGCCCATTATGAACAGATTTGTTATTGCTTTGTATCCAATCCACATTGACTAGACATGTAACCATataggatctcatccaaaaaggctaacCAAAAGgtgttatttagatttcttgatctggtataaatatccaagatctacccaatgcatagccgatataggactaaacacatgcccataTGGGTCCTTGCATGCTCTCCCCTTCCTTGCCAGGCTAAAAGTTGTAACATGGATTCTATATCCAAATCCTAGATTTAGTGAGCACAGAGCCTAAAAAAGAgatcaaaacaaagaaaaacctACAAAATCCAACACCATTTTTATAGAGCGGCAAACCGTAGATTCAACAGGTACATAGCATAACAAAGAgattataaaaaagaaaacctaCAGAAGCTTCAATGAATAGCATGGATTATAGGGGCAAACCCTAGATTCAAGAGTATAGAATAATAAACAGAAAGAAACCAGGTTTCAATGGTGAAACCCTAGCTAGAATTGTAGGAAAAAATGCTATTGAATATGGTGAGTCAAAACCATAAACTCTTCGGTCTTTCACCAAATATGGTGATCCAACACAgaaacacaaacacacacagacacacacacaaaaaaagaaaggcaTCCATATAAAATCTTAGATCATGAACGATGGCTGTCACCATCTTAGAAGCTCTCACCTCGAGTGAATACAAGGGAAAAAGGCCTGCTGGGGCTCACCATCTCCGTCAACGCTTGGAAGGAGGAGCTTACCGGGCAATTTGAGCCTGATTGGGTCGAGAACACCATCTGGGAGCAATAACGCAACGGGAAAAGCAACAGGATCGACGACATGGAGCAATACCATAAGATTGGGATAGATTGTCGACGGCTGCCACGAGGGTCAGGGAGAGAGCGGATcgagggggagaaaggggggcaaGGGTGGTTGCGCGGGGGAGGGTTGGTGCAAGCGATTCGAGGATCAGAGGAGGTTGAGAGGTATCCGAACTTGATCGAGGGCAAGAGAAAAGGAGTCAAGTGAGGGTTTTATGCAACCCAGGTTTCAGCGACTTCGGCCCATCCCGAGTCCGAAAGTCAAGAGAGTGAGTGTTAGCTAACACTGGTGGGAGCAAGTCGGGTGTGACTTCCCGTGaggatttattattattattatttattttattttatttttattttattttgtacaATGGCTGCTGGTATGAGTGCAGCCCATATAgagttgaagaaaaaaaaagaaagcataaAGATAAAAGGGCGACTACAAAGCATGTCCAAAATACCTCTCTCAAATGGTAAGTAGCGAAGAAAGCGACCCAATGTATAATCATGTTTGCCTTCCAATATACATGAGCAACTTGAAATGAGTCACAGGCTCTCACTAACCTATAGATATCCCTGAGCAGTGGATGGTCATCGTCCCTCCTCCTCTCATCCTAGATCCACTTGACCATCGTCATTGTCCCCTTCCAGGAAGATGTTGACAACCCCTAAAATATGCCTCACAAAGGTGATGCTCTCCCAAGCTACCATGAGTTCCACCCCAATGACTGTCATGTCATAGGTGCAACGCACTCCCGTGGCAATCAATTCGGAGTTGTGATCCTTAATCACAAAACTCATACCTTCTATATCTCTATCTGTAGACATACTGTCGTcgaaattcactttgagatgcCTGAGGGGTAGGGCCTCCCAAGAGACAAGCGTGCATCTAGGCGCTGCAATAACGAAGTGGAAGTCTCATATGTCCTTAGCTATCCCAAATAAAATCTTTATGGTCTTGTTGATGATCTTTGCAGCCTAGAGGAGAGCTCTATCCACCACAACCCTTAGAAATGTTCTCCTATCTTCAAAGAGACAGGCGTTCATGTCCAGTTAGATGTGATAAAACCAAATAAGCACATGTGATGTCCTACTCAACAGAACTCAGTCTTCTCATGGCCTTCCTCAGCTGGTATAGGAAGCTCCTCAACTAACTCCACGGAGCGTGGCATGAGAAACAAAGCCCTCCTCCACACCTGCATTTTCCGAGGACAATCGAGCAATACATGGTTAATAGACTCCTTTATGTGAGCACTCCTCACATATTGAAGTAATTCTCGCGCCTCTCTTGGCCACTATACTTCGGATTAGTAGACAGCTAGGGATGGAAATGCATCCTCTAAATTCATCTACTATCGAGTCGTCTCTCCTTGCATCAGTGCCGGCAAGTTTCTCGCTTGAACTTTCGCCCTCCTTTGCTCGCATTTTCCGAGCCAAGCGGGTGCCAGAAGTTccattttattttatctatttctaAGAGTATTCTCTCGTTAGtcgttacaaaaaaaaaaataaaaaatgaagagagTGGTATCCTGCTCTAACCCCTAACAGCGGGAGCGTCCTGGGTCAGGTATAGATCGCCACCGCCGAGCGAGCGAGACAGAAAGCAAGAGGGTTATTAACTTGGAGCTCGATTTCCGACCAATCCCAAAATCCTCATAGATATCCATACcgagagaaaccctagaacccTAAGAACCGTCATTATACGCAGGGATCCCGAGACCCTATCCTAGCATGCTGGATCTGGGAGGGGAGCTCTGATCCGGCCGTCTCCAATGGCGAAGCCGGCGCCGGCCGGATGGATCTCTCTCCAGAACaagcgcctcctcctcctcctcctcgtcgtcTTCTCCGGCTCCACCGCCTTGGTCGTCTTCATCAGGGGAGGCCTCGACTCCTGCGACCCGCGGCGGGAGGGAGGACGAGCGGCCCCGGTGGCCAGTGATCGAGTTCAGCTTCTGCCGCCGCCCGCCCGCGTGCAGAAGAGCCCGCTTGCCTTCATGAGGTCGAAGCTGGTGCTCCTCGTCTCTCACGAGCTCTCTCTTTCCGGTACTTCTCGCCTCCTGCTCCATTCCTTGGTTGCCCCGACTCCTTGGGCTCATTATCTGCGTCTAAGTTATATACAAGGAACATCTCGTGATGTTTCAACACTTCTCTCATTTcctttaggattttttttttttgtttttgctatGATCATTTCCTTTAGGATTGCTTTTTAATAAAAGACAATAAGTTGCTTCCTAGGACAAGGTTTTGGGTTGGGTTTGTGAGATCCATGGAAGTTTGTAGCGGCAATCAATAAGTCAATCGAGAAAGAAATGAGGGTTTCGGTCCTTATAAGCTAGTCTATTGAAGATTTTCTGAAGCCGTGGAATCATATGGCTGAAGAGCTTTGGGCTTCATGGAGGTTAAAGAAGAGAATGTAGCAAGGGTACCGTGCATCTAGCACTCCCTTGATTAGGATCTTGAGGATGGCAATGGCTGTTCTTTTGTGGCACTACTAATTTGCAAAACACTTGTTGAAGTTTGGGCAGGTGGCAGTGGTGGGAAAGTATTGTAAGGTGCCACAAGTTTTTGGAGGAAATGTGATGGAATTGTTAATACCTGGTGTCAAGGTTAAACGTAGCATTGGTGATAATGACTTGCATTTGTTGGTTTTAGGGCATTTCTTGGTGTTGTTGAGCAGGTTTTTCAGAGGAGATGGAAAGCTGTCAATGAATATCTCGACGAAGGATACTACCGGGAAGGTGAAAACCATAAGAATTATTAAAGAAGCCTGATTTAGTATCTTAATAATTGTTATATCCCACATATGTCATTTGAGTTCCTCACCTTCAAAACTTTGCATTTTGATAAATCTTACTCCATCTCGGAGTCTCTTTCACTAGCATGGAGACCTGTTTCTAATCTGGATATTTTCTTGGAGAAAAAATGCGAGTTTTTAGCCTTAAAATATTACATGTTTGCAGAAAGACTGGTTATAAGGAAGCATGCAAAGATGAGTTAGCAGGAGGATGTATCATCACTTACGTAAATCATAATGAAGATGAGCAgcacaagaaaaaatggctaaatGTCCATCCCAATTTGGGATCCTGTAGTTGCTGCAAGCACAAAAGGAATCACACAGTTTTGACCTTTGCCTGTCCAAGCGAAACAACTGAACTTGCAATCAAAATAAGTTCCAAACAATGCTATTACTTAGATGGATGTATTTTCCTTCCCTTTATTGATATGGTTGTCTGCCAATACATTTGACCTACTTTAATGGCTTAAAGCAAGCAGAAGTTTGCATCTTggcaattattttttatatgtatatatatttttcactaTAAAACTTTCGTGTGCAGGTGGACCATTACTGTTAATGGAGCTAGCATTTCTTTTAAGAAATGTTGGTTCCCAAGTGGCCTGGATCACTAACCAAAAATCAGAAGATGCAAATGAGGTCACATACAGTTTGGAGCATAAAATGTTGAATCGAGGAGTGCAGGTAGCATGTTGTTAACACTGAACTATCCGTATAAACTGAGTATGCTCTTTTGGTCCACCTAATTAGCTACATTCTACAACGAATgcaatcatttattttttccttttccaagCAGAATATCAACAGGATTCAATAGCAGTTCACTGATATCTCTTACTCTTACTACATCCTGTGTTTAAGAGGGATTGACAGAGACTTGATAGTAGAAAAGCTTAACTCACTGTTACCATTTTATTTACCATCTTACTATGATCCTTCACATTGGCAGGTCTTTTCTGCAAAGGGTCAAGAGGCAATCAATACTGCTCTTAAAGCTGATTTGGTTGTTTTGAACACGGCTGTTGCTGGGAAGTGGCTTGATGCTGTTCTGAAGGAACATGTTTCTCAAGTTCTTCCAAAGATTTTGTGGTGGATTCATGAAATGCGAGGGCATTACTTCAAATTGGAATATGTCAAGCATCTACCTTTTGTCACAGGTGCCATGATTGACTCTCATACAACAGCTGAATACTGGAAGAATAGAACTCATGACCGTCTAAAGTACGTAAGAAAGTGCAGTAAATCTCATCTTCCAGTTGCCGTATTTTGTCAATAAAACCTTCTTTCATCCTTTATGCCTTTTGTATCTAGCAATTTTAAACAAACTTTAGTTATTCCAATATCATGTATCCTTTCCAGACCACGCTAAGTTGTGCCTGAAAATGCAATTCAAACTTTTGATAGAATATTTTATCCATGGATGTTCACATTTGGTGCTTTTTTTCACTCTTTTAGCGTCACCATTTTGTGTAGTATATAATTGTTGATACTTAACTTTTCTATCATATGTGGTTTTGTTTATGATCAATGAAAAACAGTTgcagataattacttgttacaTTTGATCTGTTCATGTGCCAGAAATCTTGTGGAGAACATAATCTATGGCTTCTTGTTGGTCGTTTGACGGAGGACCGTCTAATATTAAATCTAGGCGAACTTCTATTAGGCACAAATatagaaaatagaaaattttattttatttgagaattaaaaaaaattatttttatgtagACTCTAGGACTAGAATTTTGTGGACTCTAGGATTAGAATTTTATGAGGActctagtattttatttttgcacagACTCTTATAAGATTTTGGGTTGTCTATATAAACCTACTACTATATTAATTGAGAAGACAGCTTGCATTATTGGGATTTGAGAATACAAAATATTAAGTTGCCTTCTCCCTcaaccttctcctcctcctcctcctcctcttctctatcctcctctccttctcccttttGTCCTGCATCATTGTTAGCATCTTATAATAAAACAGTGGATTAAATATAACTATTCTCTATCATAGTTGAAGTTCAATATTTACTCTATGCTCACAATTAGCAATCTAGTGATCTTATACTTAAACTAGCATGagatatattttctatataatTGTTGCTTAAAAGTGTAAACTTTTTCTACTTTAAAAGTGTGAACTTTTCCATTGTTGCTTAAAAGTTTTCCTTTCTGTGACTTtaagaattcatccttatctactTCACTTTTTAGAATCCGGATGCCCCAAACCTATGTTGTTCACCTTGGGAATAGCAGAGAACTAATGGAGGTTGCTGAAGATAACATTGCTAGAAGGGTTCTTCGGGAGCATATACGTGAGTCCCTTGGAGTGCGGAGTGATGATCTTCTCTTTGCCATAATAAACAGTAAGCTCGCCATAATGTAATTTGTTGGATACAGTTTCGTAGCATTAATGCTTATCTACTAGTTCAATAAGCTTAATTCCATTCAAAGTGATTTTGCTTCATAATGTGTGAATTCATGTTGTCTTTTGAACATAAGTATGAaatatatagatatcttctgtttcttcttttttttcctttctttcaatGTTGTTTTCTTGTCATGATGGAATATAATAATGGATGTCAACATGATATGACATGCCACGTTGTTAACTAGCCATGTGgctccaaaagcttaagctgttaGCACCAACATTCAGTCCAAACGATGCGCATGGAAGGATAAATGAGTCAACACACAAGAAGAGTTACATAAGCTTGAGCTATTAGGAAATGGTTCAACAGCATAAATCAAGCTTAACATGCCCCAAGTACTGAGTGTGCAGGCATTGAAAAAATGCAACAGTTCAAAATGATACACTAAAAGGGTTACTGCTGTAGTCGTGGAAAaccttattatttttaattgcaTTACATTGAGAACTAGACTCATTTTAACACAGATTTTGGTTTTCTGACCAATCAGTTGAAATCGATTCAAACTGTGGAGATGTTTTAAATTTTATGCTTGTaagtttttttcatttttttaaacttGTGTACATAATTTGATTGGACACACATGTAATTGTAATTTACGAGGCAACAGCAATTTAGAATAATAATCGTTCTTTCTTTTATATACTTTTACAGCTTtttatgagaagaaaaaaaatcttgttgCACATATGAAAATTAAGCATTATCCATGGAGTTGGGACATCATCTGTAAGCAGAACATACTTATATGAAACCGACAAGACGGAGACTTAGTTAGCGTTTTTGCATTATTCTTCCTTTAAGACGCCGatgaattttatatttattcattCCAATAATTTGTACTAGCATAACCAACATAAGTCTTTCTACATGGAAAGAAAGATCAAATTTACCACGGATACTCACTATATGTGAACAAAGGCAATTTTGTATGGACAAGTTTCAAATTGTTGAAATTTAGCAATTTTTATTCAGAATACCAGTACGATACAATTACTTCCCTCTTTCTGAGAACTTGTTATGATATATATTCATTCCATGCTTCTCAGTGATAATCCTTGACTAAAactaacatgtaaatcaggattGTGTGCCATTAGAATTTCTGAAGATTAGCGAGAGGAAATGGTTTTTACCTCATATAGATAACCCTGTCTTCTGGCAGGCAATAACCCTTTTATATGGCTTTAAATTCTCACATATGTGGAGCTAAATTTATGTCTTATATGATGCATAGTGTAACCCGATGTTCTGATCGATTCGATTTTTTGATCTGTGCTGAAAgccatataatattaatgcaggtGTTTCTCGTGGGAAGGGGCAGGATTTGTTTCTTCACTCATTTTATGAAAGTCTGCAGCTGATCCAAGAGCAGAAGCTCCAAGTGCCATCAATGCATGCAATTGTAGTTGGAAGTGATATCAATGCTCAGACCAAGTTTGAAACGGAGCTCCGTGACTTCGTGTCAAAGAAGGGAATCCAGGACCATGTCCATTTTGTCAATAAAACACTGACAGTTGCTCCATACTTAGCTGCAATCGATGTGCTTGTTCAAAATTCTCaggtatatattaatatattatgctcTAACTATTTCAGATAATTGCCTGACCATTTTGATTTCCTTGTTCCTTTTTCTGTCAAGGATAAATCATTAGAATTGGTGTCATTGCTTTTGTTTTACACCTTCTTCCCCTGATATTTTGTAGTGGCTTCAAGAATTCGGGCTTATAAGGTTACCTTCACAGCCTATTAAACATCATGTTTTACACAGGCCATGAAATGTTTGCAATCTTTCTGTAAAATAATCTGTTCTTACTGGAACTCTTTCAATCAATGAAACTCTTCTCCAGACAATCCTAGCATGCCCTGGGTAGCTCCACGAGGACATCTGATAGTTTTAGGATGTGCAGAACTGTGCAGTTATTTTTCGCTTTCCTGGAGCACTTGAGAGTTGACTGCAATTGTTTGACAGGTGGTCTGTTGAGCATCAAGTGGTTCaatgaattttttttgtgtTGTGGTGCAATGTAATTACTTAACTGGAATATAACTTGTTGTGCTTAAAGTTTGCAAAGAATGATAAAAGTGGATAAATGTTATTGATATACAACGAGaagaaatatatgattttatagaAATTTCTGTTGTAATGTGGAGGTTCCAAACTGCTTCTCCATGACTTTATCTGATGTCTCTTCAATCACACTTTCTTTTTATAGTTtggatgaacattttgattggatggtACTATTTTCTTGCTAATTTTCTTCTACGACATTTTTCTTTTAAGTCTCAGTCCAAATGATGCAAGATGTAAGTTCAATGTTAAAACCTAATCTTCCTTATCTTGTAGGCCCGTGGAGAGTGCTTTGGGAGGATAACCATTGAAGCTATGGCATTTCAGTTGCCAGTGTTGGTAAGTTTTGTCCCTGTCACACTACTTTGTTGCCATTGATTATGGAACCTGAACATTTTTAACATCATCAATATCTCTCATGTTATCTTCTtaattttaattgttgaaaatcaATTGACTAGGATTGATCATGGTAGGCTATAGCCACCTGCTGTAATGGGATCATATCTTAGGTTATATTTTCGTTTATTATATAGcattatattgttataatatTCTGAATCTATAGCATAGATTGTTATATCTTGCTTTATAAATTAACTTTCACATTTTATTGATGCATATCTATGAAAAAATGCATGCAATGATGCTAATCCAATGCATAGATGACATGCCTGCTGGTACACAACTTTTTATTTTAAGCTGCCCAGCATAAGCACCAAAACCAGTATGCATTTAATGAGATGTCCTGTATGAAATTTTCTCTTATAAACCATATTGCATCAGAACTGGCTCGTCCTTAACGGTCCTATTTTACCATGAATTTGGGTAAGTGTCAAGATATTGGTTAAGGTCAATTTTTCTTGGGTCTTCCATTTCTTTTATGACCTTTTGTAAATGAGCCTGATGCACAGAGCTTCAATCTGATCTCTTACGCTTGGCCGTTTTTCTCATCAATATTGTGACAAATGCTCACGTCCACTTTTGCCCTTCATAGTCCTGCCACAGTTTCAGAACTGCATTCATCGAATGTTTGCCCACCATTTTTTTTACTGTGTCCCCAAATGTAGAAGACTTGATGAGAAaatccatgattttttttttttttgattccttAGAAAGTAGACGCAGTTAATACTCTTGTTGTTTTGTACGCACCCTGACTGTTCTTGATCCACCTTCAGGTGTTGTCCATGATTTGTTGTTTTCCTTCCCAAGCAGTTTACAGAATTCTCATGCAATTCAAAGCCTACAATATTTTTCTGTCTATTTTGGTGGATAGCTAAATGTTTTGATAACCAAAGTTGGACCCACGGTCTCCAAAGTATGGGACAAACCACATCAAAAAGAATACATGCCCACATTCTTTACACATTGATTCTACAAAGCAAATTGTGCCTGTCTTCTTCTCTGGCCACCTGTGAAG is from Phoenix dactylifera cultivar Barhee BC4 chromosome 6, palm_55x_up_171113_PBpolish2nd_filt_p, whole genome shotgun sequence and encodes:
- the LOC103703767 gene encoding uncharacterized protein LOC103703767, encoding MAKPAPAGWISLQNKRLLLLLLVVFSGSTALVVFIRGGLDSCDPRREGGRAAPVASDRVQLLPPPARVQKSPLAFMRSKLVLLVSHELSLSGGPLLLMELAFLLRNVGSQVAWITNQKSEDANEVTYSLEHKMLNRGVQVFSAKGQEAINTALKADLVVLNTAVAGKWLDAVLKEHVSQVLPKILWWIHEMRGHYFKLEYVKHLPFVTGAMIDSHTTAEYWKNRTHDRLKIRMPQTYVVHLGNSRELMEVAEDNIARRVLREHIRESLGVRSDDLLFAIINSVSRGKGQDLFLHSFYESLQLIQEQKLQVPSMHAIVVGSDINAQTKFETELRDFVSKKGIQDHVHFVNKTLTVAPYLAAIDVLVQNSQARGECFGRITIEAMAFQLPVLGTAAGGTTEIVVNGSTGLMHPVGKEGVTPLAKNIVKLATHVERRLTMGRKGYERVKERFMEHHMEERIASVLKEVLQKSKSSSRS